A DNA window from Streptomyces sp. B21-083 contains the following coding sequences:
- a CDS encoding acyl-CoA reductase, with amino-acid sequence MAAVAPGHPVVRSFSAAYWRGGDETVESGLLRPQFFDKLVAWGGESTIRGALRYVGPGFELVSFDPRTSISLIGREAFESPESLALAADAGAADATFFNQQACVASRFQFVEGSEEDADGYTALLCERLGVAREFSSADGPRVPAELREEIDVLRSLAPDYRVWGGCDGRGLVIRSPEPVDSHPDGKIVNVVPVAALSEAALHAGVATQTVGVYPGTRKPELRGAVACAGVQRVVSLGGAGGMPPGLSTTASTPSNGSCAG; translated from the coding sequence GTGGCCGCCGTCGCCCCCGGCCATCCCGTGGTGCGCTCGTTCTCCGCCGCGTACTGGCGCGGCGGCGACGAGACGGTGGAGAGCGGGCTGTTACGCCCCCAGTTCTTCGACAAGCTGGTCGCCTGGGGCGGCGAGTCCACGATCCGCGGGGCGCTGCGATATGTCGGTCCGGGGTTCGAACTCGTGTCCTTCGACCCCAGGACGTCCATCTCGCTGATCGGCCGAGAGGCCTTCGAGTCGCCCGAGTCGCTGGCCCTGGCGGCCGACGCCGGAGCCGCCGACGCCACGTTCTTCAACCAGCAGGCGTGCGTGGCCAGCCGCTTCCAGTTCGTCGAGGGCTCGGAGGAGGACGCCGACGGGTACACCGCGCTGCTGTGCGAACGCCTCGGCGTCGCCCGGGAGTTCAGCTCCGCAGACGGCCCGCGGGTCCCTGCGGAACTCCGAGAGGAGATCGACGTACTGCGCTCGCTGGCGCCCGACTACCGGGTGTGGGGCGGGTGCGACGGCCGGGGCCTGGTCATCCGCTCACCGGAGCCGGTGGACTCCCATCCTGACGGAAAAATCGTCAACGTCGTCCCGGTCGCCGCCCTTTCCGAAGCGGCCCTCCACGCGGGGGTCGCCACCCAGACGGTCGGCGTCTACCCAGGTACCCGCAAACCGGAACTCCGCGGCGCCGTCGCCTGCGCCGGAGTGCAACGAGTCGTCTCCCTCGGCGGAGCGGGTGGCATGCCGCCGGGCCTGTCCACGACGGCTTCTACCCCCTCCAACGGCTCATGCGCTGGGTGA